In one Tripterygium wilfordii isolate XIE 37 chromosome 22, ASM1340144v1, whole genome shotgun sequence genomic region, the following are encoded:
- the LOC119990965 gene encoding protein FAR1-RELATED SEQUENCE 3-like: protein MMDLDKGDAAVENSIEEKAEVLEENEILEPYVCLEGNAILEPYVGMEFESEDDARKFYTEYARQVGFVVRIMQRRRSGIDGRTLARRLGCNKQGFSPNHKGPIGPEKKPRPSAREGCKATILVKMEKSGKWVVTRFVRDHNHPLVVTSNGYSTEGDKDGKIEELTKELEHQEQLCAIYRERLFSFMNNVEEQTEELSSKIQVIVDNVRQFESGVQKFSHHR from the exons ATGA TGGATTTGGATAAGGGAGATGCAGCAGTAGAGAATTCAATTGAGGAAAAAGCAGAAGTgttggaagaaaatgaaattctAGAACCCTATGTGTGTTTAGAAGGAAATGCAATTCTAGAACCCTATGTGGGTATGGAATTTGAATCAGAAGATGATGCTCGCAAATTCTATACAGAATATGCCAGACAGGTAGGATTTGTTGTGCGAATCATGCAACGTCGTCGTTCTGGGATTGATGGGAGAACTCTTGCCCGTCGACTTGGATGTAACAAGCAGGGTTTTTCTCCTAATCACAAAGGTCCTATTGGTCCCGAGAAGAAGCCACGGCCTAGTGCGCGAGAAGGATGCAAGGCAACAATTTTAGTCAAAATGGAGAAGTCTGGAAAATGGGTTGTTACAAGATTCGTAAGGGATCATAATCATCCTCTGGTTGTCACTTCTAATGGGTACAGCACGGAG gGTGATAAGGATGGGAAAATTGAGGAACTTACGAAAGAGTTGGAGCATCAGGAACAACTATGTGCCATCTATCGTGAAAGGTTATTCAGTTTTATGAACAATGTTGAAGAGCAGACGGAAGAACTGTCTTCAAAAATTCAAGTTATTGTTGATAATGTGAGACAATTTGAATCTGGGGTCCAGAAATTTTCACACCATAGATAG